Proteins encoded together in one Olsenella timonensis window:
- a CDS encoding helix-turn-helix domain-containing protein, translated as MNFNDRLIDLRRKRGLSQEQLGYELGVSRQTVSKWELGQSYPDFQRLVLLSDYYGIGLDELVRGIDVGDVRALNESDKQISSIYADVKRGKEAVLRAWRAFLVVGGVVLALFALVVIYGVSQGSLFAG; from the coding sequence ATGAACTTCAACGACCGACTCATCGACCTCAGGAGGAAACGGGGCCTCTCGCAGGAGCAGCTAGGGTACGAACTCGGCGTCTCGAGGCAGACAGTGTCGAAATGGGAGCTCGGGCAGTCGTACCCCGACTTCCAGCGGCTCGTCCTGCTATCGGACTACTACGGGATCGGCCTGGACGAGCTCGTGCGGGGAATCGACGTGGGCGATGTGCGCGCCCTCAACGAGTCCGACAAGCAGATCTCCTCAATCTACGCGGACGTGAAGCGGGGCAAGGAGGCGGTGCTTCGGGCCTGGCGGGCTTTCCTCGTTGTCGGGGGTGTCGTCCTGGCGCTCTTCGCCCTGGTTGTGATCTATGGGGTGTCTCAGGGCAGCCTCTTCGCAGGGTAG
- a CDS encoding IS3 family transposase: MIAANADRYPVSAQCEILGVPRSTYYHLRSHPETPPAPDPIEPDVLAAHAESRGRYGSRKVKASLERRGISASRRRIARIMRENGLSSAYGRKRFKVHPGKPNEAELPNLVAREFDGRAPRTHVCSDLTYVRAGGSWCYVRLLVDLYNREIVGRAAGSRRDALLVKAAFATLEFPISDIAVFHTDRGSEFDNAEIDLMLEAFGVERSLSARGCPYDNAVDESTNKILKAGLVYRESFRDLRDLQAGLSDYVHWYNNLRIHSTLGYMSPVEFRKAGMPLSKPSK; encoded by the coding sequence GTGATAGCGGCTAACGCCGACCGCTACCCGGTATCAGCGCAGTGCGAGATCCTCGGCGTGCCGCGCTCCACCTACTACCACCTGCGCTCCCACCCGGAGACGCCGCCCGCGCCGGACCCCATCGAGCCCGACGTGCTCGCCGCCCACGCGGAAAGCAGGGGCAGGTACGGGTCGAGGAAGGTCAAGGCGTCGCTCGAGCGACGCGGCATATCGGCGAGCCGAAGGCGGATCGCGCGGATCATGAGGGAGAACGGCCTCTCGAGCGCGTACGGGAGGAAGCGGTTCAAGGTCCACCCCGGCAAGCCGAACGAGGCGGAGCTGCCGAACCTGGTGGCCCGCGAGTTCGACGGCCGCGCGCCGCGCACGCACGTCTGCAGCGACCTCACCTACGTGCGCGCGGGCGGATCGTGGTGCTACGTCCGCCTGCTCGTCGACCTCTACAACAGGGAGATCGTCGGCCGCGCCGCGGGCAGCAGGAGGGACGCGCTGCTCGTCAAGGCGGCCTTCGCCACCCTGGAGTTCCCGATATCCGACATCGCGGTGTTCCACACCGACCGCGGCAGCGAGTTCGACAACGCCGAGATCGACCTCATGCTAGAGGCCTTCGGCGTAGAGCGGTCGCTCTCCGCCAGGGGCTGCCCCTACGACAACGCCGTCGACGAGTCGACGAACAAGATACTCAAGGCCGGACTCGTCTACAGGGAGAGCTTCCGGGACCTGCGCGACCTGCAGGCAGGGCTGTCCGACTACGTGCACTGGTACAACAACCTCAGGATCCACTCGACGCTCGGCTACATGAGCCCCGTCGAGTTCAGGAAGGCGGGAATGCCCCTCTCAAAACCGTCCAAATAA
- a CDS encoding MarR family winged helix-turn-helix transcriptional regulator, whose protein sequence is MNGRSFKMLMDTLRRARRIDGMMPQLPPDLTNGRTRVLDTLYELGGYAKEDASRRRAVRVSDIADDMGATRPGVTRMVCDLERDGYLHKSASPTDGREVLVELTEHGLATHRVWYEEVYEYTALLLGEAGVTEHDIEVTVRTVKRLLEVVGEADLTRWQNERLGRKAAACGSAEE, encoded by the coding sequence ATGAACGGGCGCTCATTCAAGATGCTGATGGATACGCTGCGGCGCGCGCGTCGCATCGACGGCATGATGCCGCAGCTGCCGCCTGACCTCACCAACGGGAGGACGCGCGTGCTCGACACGCTCTATGAGCTGGGCGGCTACGCCAAGGAAGATGCATCGAGGCGCCGCGCCGTGCGCGTGAGCGACATCGCGGACGATATGGGCGCCACGCGTCCCGGCGTGACGCGCATGGTGTGCGACCTCGAGCGGGATGGTTACCTGCACAAGTCTGCCAGCCCCACGGACGGCCGCGAGGTGTTGGTTGAGCTGACCGAACACGGTCTCGCTACGCATCGCGTTTGGTACGAGGAGGTCTACGAGTACACCGCCCTGCTTCTTGGCGAGGCGGGCGTGACCGAACATGACATCGAGGTGACGGTTCGGACTGTCAAGCGGCTGCTTGAGGTTGTAGGGGAGGCCGACCTCACACGCTGGCAGAACGAGCGCTTGGGCCGTAAGGCCGCGGCGTGCGGAAGTGCGGAGGAGTAG
- a CDS encoding transposase has translation MRDPKHPRHFTDEFKRQIVGLHDAGKPRREIMEEYDLGKSTLERWIKSINATGSPRAAGNRTPEQDRVIELEREDKRLRMEVDVLKQAALIFARK, from the coding sequence ATGAGGGACCCGAAGCACCCGAGGCACTTCACCGACGAGTTCAAGAGGCAGATCGTCGGGCTGCACGACGCCGGCAAGCCCAGGCGCGAGATCATGGAGGAGTACGATCTCGGCAAGAGCACGCTCGAGCGCTGGATCAAGTCGATAAACGCCACCGGCTCGCCGCGGGCCGCGGGCAACAGGACGCCCGAGCAGGACAGGGTCATCGAGCTGGAGCGCGAGGACAAGAGGCTCCGTATGGAGGTCGACGTCCTAAAACAAGCGGCGCTGATATTCGCACGAAAGTGA
- a CDS encoding MFS transporter → MDDSRKLPRRVVASVIAAGIMSFSGVVVESSMNVTFPSLMREFGIDTATVQWITTGYLLVLSVIIPMSSYLRRRFTMRALFVAGASCFLAGTLTAALAPVFPVLLAGRLVQGVGTGVALPLMFNIILEQVPRKNMGLMIGIANFITSTAPAIGPSLGGFLVSVLSWRAVFWVLVPLVAASFALGAACIRQSTTSGRPSLDVCGLIMLAVGFASFIFAANSASSAGWASPSVLGLFVVAAAAIALFCRHSLATPGALLNVRVLRDPVFALSVAGILLVQFCTLGLAFLIPNYAQLSLGIDAFTAGCLLVPGCIAGALQAPLSGIVYDRFGAGLSIIGGCVVTLASTILFFAFAPTLTGPLIVLFFVLYSLGKGANLPGNMTNGLAHLPIEHNPDGNAIVNTVQQLAGAIGTVFVSTIVASAQAIDPAHMANATAAGTQQAFLLVVVFAAAEAVCAALIFGAFKNRTRSVR, encoded by the coding sequence GTGGATGATAGCCGGAAGCTGCCGCGGCGCGTCGTCGCGTCCGTGATTGCGGCGGGCATCATGTCCTTTTCGGGCGTGGTGGTCGAGAGCTCTATGAACGTGACCTTTCCGTCTCTCATGCGGGAGTTCGGCATCGATACCGCGACGGTTCAGTGGATTACCACGGGCTATCTGCTCGTGCTGTCGGTCATCATCCCCATGTCTTCGTATCTGCGTCGGCGCTTTACCATGCGCGCGCTATTCGTGGCGGGAGCCTCCTGCTTTCTGGCGGGAACGCTGACGGCGGCGCTGGCTCCCGTCTTTCCGGTGCTGCTCGCCGGACGCTTGGTGCAGGGCGTGGGCACGGGCGTAGCGCTGCCCCTCATGTTCAACATCATCTTGGAGCAGGTGCCGCGCAAGAACATGGGGCTTATGATCGGTATCGCCAACTTCATCACCTCGACGGCGCCCGCCATCGGCCCGTCGCTCGGCGGCTTTCTCGTGAGCGTCCTAAGCTGGCGCGCGGTGTTCTGGGTGCTCGTGCCGCTGGTGGCTGCGTCGTTTGCCCTGGGCGCCGCCTGCATTCGGCAGTCGACGACGTCGGGGCGCCCGTCGCTCGACGTCTGCGGCCTCATCATGCTCGCTGTCGGGTTTGCCAGCTTCATCTTTGCCGCGAACAGCGCCTCGTCAGCCGGATGGGCGAGCCCGTCTGTGCTCGGCCTGTTCGTCGTGGCAGCTGCCGCGATCGCGCTGTTCTGCCGGCACTCCCTTGCCACGCCGGGTGCCCTGCTCAATGTGCGCGTGCTGCGCGACCCGGTGTTTGCCCTTTCGGTCGCGGGTATCCTCCTCGTGCAGTTCTGCACACTGGGGCTTGCGTTCCTCATCCCCAACTACGCGCAGCTGTCGCTTGGCATCGATGCGTTTACCGCGGGCTGCCTGCTGGTGCCCGGATGCATCGCGGGCGCCCTTCAGGCGCCGCTTTCGGGCATCGTCTACGATCGCTTTGGCGCAGGGCTTTCGATTATCGGCGGGTGCGTGGTCACGCTCGCGTCCACAATCCTGTTCTTCGCGTTCGCGCCCACGCTTACCGGGCCGCTCATCGTTCTCTTCTTCGTGCTCTACTCGTTGGGAAAGGGGGCGAACCTGCCGGGTAACATGACAAACGGCCTGGCGCACCTGCCCATCGAGCATAACCCGGATGGAAACGCGATCGTCAACACGGTGCAGCAGCTGGCGGGCGCGATCGGCACGGTGTTCGTCTCCACGATCGTCGCCAGCGCGCAGGCGATTGATCCTGCGCACATGGCCAACGCGACGGCCGCGGGCACCCAGCAGGCGTTTCTGCTGGTGGTCGTCTTTGCGGCGGCGGAAGCCGTCTGTGCGGCACTAATCTTCGGCGCTTTCAAGAATCGTACGCGTTCCGTGCGATAG